Proteins from a single region of Platichthys flesus chromosome 16, fPlaFle2.1, whole genome shotgun sequence:
- the gps1 gene encoding COP9 signalosome complex subunit 1 isoform X2, which translates to MPLPVQVFNFQGSVEPMQIDADPQEDQQNAPDTNYIVENPTLDLEQYATSYSGLMRIERLQFIAEHCPQLRVEALKMALTFVQRTFNVDTYEEIHRKLTEATREVQGVPDTVPEGGAVPPPLDSAWAESTRKKALLKLEKLDTDLKNYKGNSIKESIRRGHDDLGDHYLDCGDLSNALKCYSRARDYCTSAKHVINMCLNVIKVSVYLQNWSHVLSYVNKAESTPEIAEQRGERDSQNQAVLTKLKCAAGLAELASRKYKPAAKCFLQASFDHCDCPELLSPSNVAVYGGLSALATFDRQELQRNVISSSSFKLFLELEPQIRDIIFKFYESKYASCLKLLDEMKDNLLLDMYLAPHVKTLYSQIRNRALIQYFSPYVSADMTKMAQAFNTTVAALEDELTQLILEGLINARIDSHSKILYARDVDQRSTTFEKSLHMGKEFQRRAKAMILRAAVLRNQIHVKSPPREGSQGELTPANSQTRMSTNM; encoded by the exons gGGTCTGTGGAGCCGATGCAGATTGATGCAGACCCCCAGGAGGACCAGCAGAATGCTCCAGACACCAACTACATAGTGGAGAACCCAACACTG GATCTAGAGCAGTATGCAACCAGCTACAGTGGATTAATGCGCATTGAGAGACTTCAGTTCATCGCTGAGCATTGCCCTCAGCTGCGGGTTGAAGCCTTGAAGATGGCCCTCACCTTCGTCCAGAGGACCTTCAACGTTGACACATATGAAGAGATTCACCGCAAACTCACGGAGGCCACAAG gGAGGTCCAAGGTGTGCCGGACACAGTGCCTGAAGGTGGGGCTGTTCCTCCTCCCTTAGATTCAGCGTGGGCCGAGTCTACACGGAAAAAGGCTCTGCTTAAACTTGAGAAGCTGGATACAGATCTTAAGAACTACAAGGGAAATTCCATTAAAGAGAGCATCAG GAGGGGCCATGATGATTTGGGGGACCACTACCTGGACTGTGGTGACCTCAGTAACGCCCTCAAGTGCTACTCCCGAGCCAGAGATTACTGCACCAGTGCTAAACATGTCATtaacatgtgtttgaatgtcatCAAG GTTAGTGTTTACCTCCAGAACTGGTCCCATGTACTGAGCTACGTCAACAAGGCAGAATCCACACCAGAGATAGCAGAG cAAAGAGGAGAGCGAGATAGCCAAAATCAAGCAGTCCTCACCAAATTAAAGTGCGCTGCAG GCCTTGCAGAATTGGCCTCAAGAAAATACAAACCAGCTGCCAAGTGCTTTCTGCAGGCGTCCTTTGACCACTGTGACTGTCCAGAG CTCCTCTCACCCAGTAATGTTGCCGTGTATGGGGGTTTGTCTGCTTTGGCCACATTTGACAGACAGGAGCTCCAGCGCAACGTCATCTCCAGCAG CTCCTTTAAGTTATTTCTAGAGTTGGAACCTCAGATCCGTGACATCATCTTCAAGTTCTATGAGTCGAAGTACGCGTCTTGCCTGAAGCTGCTGGATGAAATGAAG GATAACCTCCTGCTGGACATGTACCTGGCCCCGCATGTCAAGACACTGTACAGCCAGATCAGGAACAGAGCCCTCATTCAG TATTTCAGCCCCTATGTGTCAGCTGACATGACTAAGATGGCTCAGGCCTTCAACACCACAGTAGCAGCTCTGGAGGACGAGCTCACCCAGCTCATACTGGAGGGGCTAATCAATGCACGGATTGACTCCCACAGCAAG ATTCTGTATGCAAGGGACGTGGACCAGAGGAGCACCACATTTGAGAAGTCACTGCACATGGGCAAAGAGTTCCAGAGACGAGCCAAAGCCATGATCCTCCGAGCTGCTGTGCTGCGCAACCAGATCCACGTcaag TCTCCACCCAGAGAAGGCAGCCAGGGTGAGCTGACACCAGCCAATAGCCAGACCAGGATGAGCACCAACATGTGA
- the gps1 gene encoding COP9 signalosome complex subunit 1 isoform X1: MPLPVQVFNFQGSVEPMQIDADPQEDQQNAPDTNYIVENPTLDLEQYATSYSGLMRIERLQFIAEHCPQLRVEALKMALTFVQRTFNVDTYEEIHRKLTEATREVQGVPDTVPEGGAVPPPLDSAWAESTRKKALLKLEKLDTDLKNYKGNSIKESIRRGHDDLGDHYLDCGDLSNALKCYSRARDYCTSAKHVINMCLNVIKVSVYLQNWSHVLSYVNKAESTPEIAEQRGERDSQNQAVLTKLKCAAGLAELASRKYKPAAKCFLQASFDHCDCPEVSCGQPVGPMLLSPSNVAVYGGLSALATFDRQELQRNVISSSSFKLFLELEPQIRDIIFKFYESKYASCLKLLDEMKDNLLLDMYLAPHVKTLYSQIRNRALIQYFSPYVSADMTKMAQAFNTTVAALEDELTQLILEGLINARIDSHSKILYARDVDQRSTTFEKSLHMGKEFQRRAKAMILRAAVLRNQIHVKSPPREGSQGELTPANSQTRMSTNM; the protein is encoded by the exons gGGTCTGTGGAGCCGATGCAGATTGATGCAGACCCCCAGGAGGACCAGCAGAATGCTCCAGACACCAACTACATAGTGGAGAACCCAACACTG GATCTAGAGCAGTATGCAACCAGCTACAGTGGATTAATGCGCATTGAGAGACTTCAGTTCATCGCTGAGCATTGCCCTCAGCTGCGGGTTGAAGCCTTGAAGATGGCCCTCACCTTCGTCCAGAGGACCTTCAACGTTGACACATATGAAGAGATTCACCGCAAACTCACGGAGGCCACAAG gGAGGTCCAAGGTGTGCCGGACACAGTGCCTGAAGGTGGGGCTGTTCCTCCTCCCTTAGATTCAGCGTGGGCCGAGTCTACACGGAAAAAGGCTCTGCTTAAACTTGAGAAGCTGGATACAGATCTTAAGAACTACAAGGGAAATTCCATTAAAGAGAGCATCAG GAGGGGCCATGATGATTTGGGGGACCACTACCTGGACTGTGGTGACCTCAGTAACGCCCTCAAGTGCTACTCCCGAGCCAGAGATTACTGCACCAGTGCTAAACATGTCATtaacatgtgtttgaatgtcatCAAG GTTAGTGTTTACCTCCAGAACTGGTCCCATGTACTGAGCTACGTCAACAAGGCAGAATCCACACCAGAGATAGCAGAG cAAAGAGGAGAGCGAGATAGCCAAAATCAAGCAGTCCTCACCAAATTAAAGTGCGCTGCAG GCCTTGCAGAATTGGCCTCAAGAAAATACAAACCAGCTGCCAAGTGCTTTCTGCAGGCGTCCTTTGACCACTGTGACTGTCCAGAGGTGAGTTGCGGTCAGCCAGTGGGTCCAATG CTCCTCTCACCCAGTAATGTTGCCGTGTATGGGGGTTTGTCTGCTTTGGCCACATTTGACAGACAGGAGCTCCAGCGCAACGTCATCTCCAGCAG CTCCTTTAAGTTATTTCTAGAGTTGGAACCTCAGATCCGTGACATCATCTTCAAGTTCTATGAGTCGAAGTACGCGTCTTGCCTGAAGCTGCTGGATGAAATGAAG GATAACCTCCTGCTGGACATGTACCTGGCCCCGCATGTCAAGACACTGTACAGCCAGATCAGGAACAGAGCCCTCATTCAG TATTTCAGCCCCTATGTGTCAGCTGACATGACTAAGATGGCTCAGGCCTTCAACACCACAGTAGCAGCTCTGGAGGACGAGCTCACCCAGCTCATACTGGAGGGGCTAATCAATGCACGGATTGACTCCCACAGCAAG ATTCTGTATGCAAGGGACGTGGACCAGAGGAGCACCACATTTGAGAAGTCACTGCACATGGGCAAAGAGTTCCAGAGACGAGCCAAAGCCATGATCCTCCGAGCTGCTGTGCTGCGCAACCAGATCCACGTcaag TCTCCACCCAGAGAAGGCAGCCAGGGTGAGCTGACACCAGCCAATAGCCAGACCAGGATGAGCACCAACATGTGA